The region TCAGGCATCAAAAGATTTGTTTACTTATGCAATCGCCAAACAAAAAGAAGGTTATTTACCAATTGCTAAAATGAAAGATGAAAAAGCTTCTCCAGAACAAATCGAGAAAGCCATAACCGATTTTGATACCTCAACTCAAAACGATATAGACAGCAAGTTTACAAAGTTGATGAACGAAGCAAAGGCATACGCTGAAAAACACAATATTAATGCTAAAATTGGCATTTAAAGTTTTCTTTAAAAAGTAAAAGTCTCTTTTCGAGAGAATAAACTAAAAAGGAATCATATTGAACAAAAACAAGTTCAATATGATTCCTTTTTTTAGATATACTAACACCAAACCTTTTGATTAATTAATGCTTATTCTGTCAATTAAACAGAACCTACAAGTCAGTCTCAGAAAGGCAAAACAATATTTTCTGCATAACCGCTTTAATTTACATTTTGTCCTATTTTATTATTTATTTGTCCTTAAAGCATAATCATCATATAATCAACAGCTTAACTTTGTATATTGTTAATTTATTGCTTTTTTAATTCTTGCAGATGCCGGAGAATATTTTCAATTAAATATCTCATACAAAAAGATTAACTGTACTTAATCTTTTTCATTAAAAAGTAAGACGCCAAAATATATTTAGAATACCTGGAAGAGAGTTTAGAGATACTATAAAATATTCAATCTGCAACAATAAAGCGTACTTAAAACAATGAAGATGAAATATTATAAAATAAACTGGACACATGAATTTATTGAAGAACCTTTCTTGGTTTTCATTGAAATTAACGAAAATGGTTTTGAAGAGAAAAAAATAGAGTTTTATAAAGATAGCGTAATAAAAATAGCTTCAAATGATTTTGAAAGAGAAACATTTTTAAATCCTGACAAATTTTACATTGAAGATTATAATTATCAATCATATAAAGAGAGAATCTCTGCTGTAGAAATCTCTAAAATTTATTTCAATATGGAATGGGAAAAAGCTATTCATATGCAGTGCACAAATATGCCATTGTAACATATACCTGTGTAATTCTGACAAAAACCACATCTATTTTACATTAAACCCTAAAATAGATTTCTTATAAACCTTATTTTGATAGAGAGATGGCTTTTAGAAGCTATTTTCATTTTCACCTTTTGATATTTTTACCTGATAATGAGCAGATTATTCAAAACATGGCAGAAGATATTTTCGATAAAATACATGTCTACTTTAGAGAACATCCCAAAGTAATGGCTCTTATACCGCTCTCATTGGGCGTAATGATGATTGTGGGCGCTGTTCAAAATTGGGA is a window of Flavobacterium crocinum DNA encoding:
- a CDS encoding DUF6881 domain-containing protein; the protein is MKYYKINWTHEFIEEPFLVFIEINENGFEEKKIEFYKDSVIKIASNDFERETFLNPDKFYIEDYNYQSYKERISAVEISKIYFNMEWEKAIHMQCTNMPL